The Candidatus Poribacteria bacterium genome contains a region encoding:
- a CDS encoding PDZ domain-containing protein yields the protein MNTIDLVQFQFDYDLTWAAFFMNADGTIYGRYGIRASEDAMDHLSLTGLTTAMRRALELHKDYPKNRALFSAKRGSTPRFKTVSDMPSLRERLANSEQAKEGCIHCHMLNDGAREVRKAEKSFDQKKDIWVYPLPENVGMTMKVDDDPVIESVASGSFADKAGLKAGDVIRMMNGQAIISQADIAWVLHNLPTPGKLRVSYARGGKNREATLNTVGDWRKTDISWRASMWGLRPDLGFWSPELSAEERLANGLAPDALAMKVRWIPREETKRAGLQNNDILVSFDGDSKHVSFQKLSARVRLNYEPGTTVPVVVIREGKRVNLTLPLVGDE from the coding sequence ATGAACACAATCGACCTGGTTCAGTTCCAGTTCGACTACGACCTCACGTGGGCGGCGTTTTTCATGAACGCCGACGGTACGATCTACGGGCGTTACGGTATCCGCGCGTCCGAAGATGCCATGGATCATCTCTCCTTGACGGGGCTCACGACGGCGATGCGCCGCGCCCTCGAGCTCCACAAGGACTACCCGAAGAACCGCGCCCTCTTCTCCGCCAAACGCGGATCGACCCCGCGCTTCAAGACGGTGTCTGACATGCCCTCGCTCCGCGAACGTCTCGCAAACAGCGAGCAGGCGAAAGAAGGCTGTATCCACTGCCACATGCTCAACGACGGCGCGCGGGAGGTCCGCAAAGCCGAGAAGTCCTTCGACCAGAAGAAGGACATCTGGGTCTACCCGCTGCCGGAGAACGTCGGCATGACGATGAAGGTCGATGACGACCCGGTCATCGAGAGCGTCGCGAGCGGTTCCTTCGCCGACAAAGCCGGGCTTAAGGCGGGCGATGTCATCCGCATGATGAACGGGCAAGCCATCATCTCCCAAGCGGATATCGCGTGGGTGCTGCACAACCTGCCGACGCCAGGCAAGCTCCGTGTCTCCTACGCGCGCGGCGGCAAGAACCGTGAGGCGACGCTGAATACCGTCGGCGACTGGCGCAAGACAGACATCTCCTGGCGGGCGTCCATGTGGGGACTTCGTCCCGACCTGGGCTTCTGGTCGCCGGAGCTGTCGGCGGAGGAACGCCTCGCCAACGGGCTCGCGCCGGATGCTCTCGCCATGAAGGTGCGGTGGATCCCGCGCGAGGAGACGAAGCGCGCGGGTCTCCAGAACAACGACATCCTCGTGTCGTTCGACGGCGACTCGAAGCACGTCAGCTTCCAGAAGCTGAGCGCACGCGTACGCCTCAACTACGAGCCGGGAACCACGGTTCCCGTCGTCGTCATTCGTGAAGGCAAGCGCGTCAACCTGACGCTGCCTCTGGTCGGGGACGAATAG
- a CDS encoding Gfo/Idh/MocA family oxidoreductase, with product MDDVRLCIIGAGSLSTKRIYPYVGAAGAQLVGVCDLDAERAARNARRFGGMPYTDLTAMLDAEEPDGVIICVGPEGHAALAPQVLRLGFPVYTEKPPAPTAQDALQVARVAQETGRLCMTAFKKRYSAAYARAKQWIESFDPSDLYSLSVDYASAQYSNESLRTSFLLDFAIHAIDLVGYLFGDASEVFAFSKGKDAYAVSIRFANGAVGSMNLNDGRSFRVPTEEVELTARGGNFMTISNSSRWRITADGVPTEWREPSTFTSSGDSGLDTGHLAEIIDFVEAIRDGRTTRSNIAESYRSMVLYEAIRDSSETGAVVQVAYETI from the coding sequence ATGGACGACGTTCGCCTGTGCATCATCGGAGCCGGCAGCCTCTCGACGAAACGGATCTATCCCTACGTCGGGGCTGCCGGAGCCCAGCTCGTCGGCGTGTGCGACCTCGACGCAGAGCGCGCCGCACGGAACGCTCGGCGTTTCGGCGGCATGCCCTACACCGACCTGACGGCGATGCTCGACGCCGAGGAGCCCGACGGCGTCATCATCTGCGTCGGACCCGAAGGACACGCGGCGCTCGCCCCGCAGGTCCTCCGGCTCGGATTCCCCGTCTACACGGAGAAGCCGCCGGCTCCAACGGCTCAGGACGCGCTGCAGGTTGCCCGCGTCGCCCAAGAGACCGGCAGGCTCTGCATGACGGCGTTCAAGAAGCGCTACTCGGCCGCCTACGCCCGCGCGAAGCAGTGGATCGAGTCGTTCGATCCGTCCGACCTGTACTCCCTCTCGGTGGACTACGCCTCGGCGCAATACTCGAACGAATCGCTCCGCACGTCGTTCCTGCTGGACTTCGCCATTCACGCTATCGACCTGGTGGGCTATCTGTTCGGCGACGCGTCGGAGGTCTTCGCGTTCTCCAAGGGCAAGGATGCCTACGCCGTGAGCATCCGGTTCGCCAACGGCGCGGTCGGGTCGATGAACCTGAACGACGGTCGATCGTTCCGCGTCCCAACCGAGGAGGTCGAGCTCACCGCGCGGGGCGGTAACTTCATGACGATCTCGAACTCCTCACGCTGGCGGATCACCGCCGACGGCGTACCGACGGAATGGCGGGAACCCTCGACGTTCACCAGCTCCGGCGACAGCGGACTCGACACCGGGCACCTGGCGGAAATCATCGACTTCGTCGAAGCGATCCGTGACGGTAGGACGACTCGCTCGAACATCGCCGAAAGCTACAGGAGCATGGTTCTCTATGAGGCGATCCGCGACTCGTCGGAGACCGGAGCCGTGGTCCAGGTCGCCTACGAGACGATCTGA
- a CDS encoding 2,3-bisphosphoglycerate-dependent phosphoglycerate mutase, whose translation MAFLVLLRHGESQWNLENRFTGWVDVDLSPKGELEAREAGAKLASYRFDKVYTSVLKRAIRTADIALEVAKQANLPTERDQALNERHYGDLQGLNKAETAQKFGDEQVHIWRRSFDVRPPNGESLKDTAERVMPYWEAHILPDLKAGN comes from the coding sequence ATGGCGTTCCTAGTACTGCTGCGTCACGGCGAATCCCAGTGGAACCTGGAGAACCGCTTCACAGGCTGGGTCGACGTCGATCTGAGCCCCAAGGGCGAGCTCGAAGCGCGCGAGGCGGGCGCGAAGCTGGCGTCCTACCGGTTCGACAAGGTCTACACGTCGGTGCTCAAGCGCGCCATCCGCACGGCAGACATCGCCCTCGAAGTCGCGAAGCAGGCGAACCTTCCCACCGAGCGCGACCAGGCGCTCAATGAGCGGCACTACGGCGACCTGCAGGGGCTGAACAAGGCGGAAACGGCGCAGAAGTTCGGTGACGAACAGGTGCACATCTGGCGACGGAGCTTCGACGTGCGGCCGCCCAACGGCGAGAGCCTCAAGGACACGGCGGAGCGCGTCATGCCCTACTGGGAAGCCCACATCCTACCCGACCTGAAGGCGGGGAATA
- a CDS encoding amidohydrolase, which produces MRRSATRRRPEPWSRSPTRRSEGDSMLIDTHTHVGRVWDTYEPVEPHRMLGWMDAYGIEMAIPLPVESPESASYYITTRDMLRLCEQHPDRFIPFCVVDPRMSMSRGEDGFRSVITEYVERGAVGFGEVKVGLPIDDSKLQVLYGICDDLKLPLLFHCDNIRCIDAPDLRGLEAMLNAYPNVTFIGHAPGFWAAISADVTAADMGGYPRGPVVPGGPMDRLLGQYPNLYADLSAGSAHTAITRDWEFGQAFLERHHRKLFFATDYLHIGQNVPQFEMFESARLSAAAREAIGSGNARRVFHLS; this is translated from the coding sequence ATGAGGCGATCCGCGACTCGTCGGAGACCGGAGCCGTGGTCCAGGTCGCCTACGAGACGATCTGAGGGAGACTCGATGCTCATCGACACGCACACGCACGTCGGACGCGTCTGGGACACGTACGAGCCAGTGGAACCGCATCGGATGCTCGGATGGATGGACGCCTACGGCATCGAGATGGCGATTCCCCTGCCCGTCGAGAGCCCAGAGAGCGCCAGCTACTACATCACGACGCGCGACATGCTGCGCCTATGCGAACAGCACCCGGACCGGTTCATCCCATTCTGCGTCGTCGATCCGAGGATGTCGATGAGTCGAGGGGAGGATGGCTTCCGATCGGTCATCACGGAGTACGTCGAGCGCGGCGCGGTCGGATTCGGCGAGGTGAAGGTCGGCTTGCCCATCGACGACTCGAAGCTTCAGGTTCTCTACGGCATCTGCGACGACCTGAAGCTCCCGCTGCTCTTCCACTGCGACAATATTCGCTGCATCGACGCGCCCGACCTGCGCGGGCTCGAGGCGATGCTGAACGCCTATCCGAATGTGACGTTCATCGGGCACGCGCCGGGGTTCTGGGCGGCGATCTCCGCCGACGTGACCGCTGCCGACATGGGCGGCTATCCAAGAGGTCCCGTCGTCCCAGGCGGACCGATGGATCGCCTGCTGGGGCAATACCCCAACCTATACGCGGACCTGTCGGCGGGCTCGGCGCACACGGCGATCACGCGGGATTGGGAGTTCGGGCAGGCGTTCCTCGAACGGCATCATCGGAAGCTCTTCTTCGCCACGGACTACCTGCACATCGGGCAGAACGTCCCACAGTTCGAGATGTTCGAGTCGGCGAGGCTCTCGGCCGCCGCCCGCGAGGCGATCGGTTCCGGGAACGCGCGGCGGGTGTTCCACCTGTCGTGA
- a CDS encoding DUF547 domain-containing protein, whose protein sequence is MPIRAHSLVSVAAALMLLSGARASAPRILNDPTASATEAPEPDESVPARLRKTANRLVAQFVDGKRVDYEGLSQSPAFAEYRELAARLDRFDPGELATHDEQVAFWVNLYNALVMHSVLDSGVTTSVRERERFFDLFAYRIGGLVYTPNDIEHGILRGVSILHTDPRFRFVVARLDPRIHFALNCASAGCPPIAAYDADRLDEQLDTAARAFVNSPSEVRLDAESNTLHLSAIFDWYRDDFGEKPRSEIDFIARMLSDDATREYIEEHRDTLRLVYNDYDWSLNH, encoded by the coding sequence GTGCCGATCCGAGCCCACAGCCTCGTGTCCGTCGCCGCCGCGCTCATGCTGCTGTCGGGCGCTCGCGCCAGCGCGCCGCGCATCCTGAACGACCCGACCGCCAGCGCGACCGAAGCGCCAGAGCCCGACGAGAGCGTGCCCGCGCGTCTGCGCAAGACGGCGAACCGACTCGTCGCGCAGTTCGTCGACGGGAAGCGCGTCGATTACGAAGGTCTGTCGCAGTCGCCGGCGTTCGCCGAGTACCGAGAGCTCGCCGCGCGGCTGGATCGGTTCGACCCGGGCGAGCTCGCCACGCACGACGAGCAGGTCGCCTTCTGGGTGAACCTCTACAACGCGCTGGTGATGCACTCCGTCCTCGATTCCGGCGTGACGACCAGCGTCCGAGAGCGCGAGCGGTTCTTCGACCTCTTCGCGTACCGGATCGGCGGACTGGTCTACACGCCCAACGACATCGAGCACGGCATCCTGCGCGGCGTATCGATCCTGCACACGGATCCGAGGTTCCGGTTCGTCGTCGCGCGGCTCGATCCGCGCATCCACTTCGCCCTGAACTGCGCGTCGGCGGGATGCCCGCCCATCGCCGCCTACGACGCCGACCGGTTGGACGAGCAGCTCGACACAGCAGCGCGCGCCTTCGTGAACTCGCCTTCCGAAGTGCGCCTCGACGCGGAGAGCAACACGCTCCACCTGTCGGCGATCTTCGACTGGTACCGCGACGATTTCGGCGAGAAGCCGCGATCCGAGATCGACTTCATCGCGCGGATGCTGTCCGACGATGCCACGCGCGAGTACATTGAGGAGCATCGCGACACGCTGCGGCTCGTCTACAACGACTACGACTGGTCGCTGAACCACTGA
- a CDS encoding J domain-containing protein, translating to MAQRDYYETLGVPKDASQEDIKKAYRKLAMRYHPDKNKDAKATDEFKEASEAYDVLSDPAERRKYDARGRAGSYEYRGGGFESTDDIFGRFGDIFGDLWGDVRERRTTFGQGPSRSRRGDDFHHSLTIEFHEAISGTEKSLTVTRDGQKQRIKLHIPAGIQSGRTLRVEGKGYPGTGGMPPGDLLVTVDVREDPRFERDGDDIIADVYVPFTTAILGGKVLVETPRGSIMLTIPKGTQSGKFLRIAGQGFARANGTKGDFRARVLITVPQTVSPEQESMVRKLADAS from the coding sequence ATGGCGCAACGCGACTACTACGAAACCCTCGGCGTGCCGAAGGATGCCTCCCAGGAGGACATCAAGAAGGCGTACCGCAAGCTCGCCATGCGCTATCACCCCGACAAGAACAAGGACGCCAAGGCGACGGACGAGTTCAAGGAAGCCTCCGAAGCCTACGATGTCCTGAGCGATCCCGCCGAGCGCCGGAAGTACGACGCGCGAGGCAGAGCCGGCAGCTACGAATACCGAGGCGGCGGCTTCGAGAGCACGGACGACATCTTCGGTCGCTTCGGCGATATCTTCGGCGATCTCTGGGGCGACGTACGCGAACGGCGCACGACCTTCGGACAGGGACCCTCCCGCTCCCGACGCGGCGACGACTTCCATCACTCGTTGACCATCGAGTTCCATGAAGCCATCTCGGGCACGGAAAAATCGCTCACCGTCACGCGCGACGGGCAGAAGCAGCGCATCAAGCTCCACATCCCCGCAGGCATCCAGTCCGGACGCACGCTGCGGGTCGAAGGCAAGGGCTACCCCGGAACGGGCGGCATGCCGCCCGGTGACCTGCTCGTGACCGTCGATGTGCGCGAAGACCCGCGCTTCGAGCGCGACGGGGACGATATCATCGCCGACGTCTACGTGCCCTTCACGACGGCGATCCTGGGCGGCAAGGTGCTGGTCGAGACGCCGCGTGGCTCCATCATGCTCACCATCCCGAAGGGCACGCAGTCCGGCAAGTTCCTGCGCATCGCGGGTCAAGGGTTCGCCCGAGCGAATGGCACGAAAGGCGACTTCCGCGCGCGCGTCCTCATCACGGTTCCGCAGACGGTCTCCCCCGAGCAGGAATCGATGGTTCGCAAGCTCGCCGACGCGAGCTAG
- a CDS encoding Gfo/Idh/MocA family oxidoreductase yields the protein MSDRLRIGIVGCGGISPSHIRIYAEHLSEEAEIVAVCDIDEAKARSRSTVVRDTYAKRAEELETRAAQTDTTAAYERRNRQIEACRASAREAAVFTDYEKMIAEADIDAINICVPPFAHSGPAIAAAQAGKHVFCEGPISGSLSEADAMIAAAKAPGVVFTVQYGHTRFHRTAMMAKRAIENGDLGRIIMGNVDVLWHRGQDYYDMDAWRGTWKGERGGATYHHGRYAIDLYLWLMGAADEVYARMGTFTHDIEVEDTSVALLTFAGGAFGQITASTSAHPNPKMPSQRIEIFGERASIAVIPEYAIGSAEKGYAEALAAKLERETPAVGTEGMPGQFVDFIRAIRTGSQLFISGASTRPQLEVTKAIYKSVETGAAVRLPIQRYDPYYTL from the coding sequence ATGTCCGACCGACTGCGCATCGGGATCGTCGGCTGTGGTGGCATCTCGCCATCGCACATCCGCATCTACGCCGAGCATCTCAGCGAAGAAGCCGAGATCGTCGCCGTCTGCGACATCGACGAGGCGAAGGCGCGGAGCCGGTCGACCGTCGTGCGGGACACATACGCCAAGCGCGCCGAGGAGCTCGAAACACGCGCCGCCCAGACGGACACGACGGCGGCGTACGAGCGACGGAACCGCCAGATCGAGGCGTGCCGCGCATCTGCCCGCGAAGCCGCCGTGTTCACGGACTACGAGAAGATGATCGCCGAAGCCGACATCGACGCCATCAACATCTGCGTGCCGCCGTTCGCCCATTCGGGCCCGGCAATCGCGGCGGCGCAGGCGGGCAAGCACGTCTTCTGCGAGGGTCCCATCTCCGGCAGCCTGTCCGAGGCGGACGCGATGATCGCCGCTGCGAAGGCGCCCGGCGTCGTCTTCACCGTTCAGTACGGGCATACGCGGTTCCACCGGACGGCGATGATGGCGAAGCGCGCCATCGAGAACGGCGACCTCGGCAGGATCATCATGGGGAACGTGGACGTCCTGTGGCACCGAGGGCAGGACTACTACGACATGGACGCCTGGCGCGGGACATGGAAGGGCGAGCGCGGCGGAGCCACCTACCACCACGGCCGCTACGCCATCGACCTCTATCTGTGGCTCATGGGAGCCGCGGACGAGGTCTACGCCCGCATGGGGACGTTCACGCACGACATTGAGGTCGAGGACACGTCCGTCGCGCTGCTGACGTTCGCGGGCGGCGCGTTCGGGCAGATCACAGCGAGCACGTCGGCGCATCCGAACCCGAAGATGCCCAGTCAGCGCATCGAGATCTTCGGCGAACGCGCGTCGATCGCCGTCATTCCCGAGTACGCTATCGGCTCCGCCGAGAAAGGCTACGCGGAAGCTCTCGCAGCGAAGCTCGAACGCGAAACGCCCGCCGTAGGCACCGAGGGGATGCCAGGGCAGTTCGTCGACTTCATTCGGGCGATCCGCACGGGTTCCCAGCTCTTCATCTCCGGCGCGAGCACGCGTCCGCAGCTCGAAGTGACAAAGGCGATCTACAAGTCCGTCGAGACTGGGGCAGCCGTACGGCTCCCGATCCAGCGGTACGATCCGTACTACACGCTCTGA
- a CDS encoding FeS-binding protein: MTSQRVRLTFPPEQVTEPVIYNVGHKFRIVTNIRRASVTKDAGWVVLEMSGEPDELERALEYLRHTGVQVEPVDGDVVVH, encoded by the coding sequence ATGACATCGCAGCGCGTACGCCTGACCTTCCCACCGGAGCAGGTGACCGAGCCGGTCATCTACAACGTGGGTCACAAGTTCCGCATCGTGACGAATATCCGTCGAGCCAGCGTCACCAAAGACGCCGGTTGGGTCGTCCTGGAGATGAGCGGCGAGCCCGACGAGCTCGAACGAGCGCTGGAGTATCTCCGTCATACGGGCGTGCAGGTGGAACCCGTCGACGGGGACGTCGTCGTCCACTAG
- the lysA gene encoding diaminopimelate decarboxylase: MGQTNDVFTYRDGKLFCEDVSVEDLCAQHGTPLYIYSHAAFVSRFRDFQKAFAGIDPLICFAMKSNGNLAVLRALAREGAGADIVSGGELFRALRAGIDASKIVYAGPGKSCDEVRAALTAGVYMLNVESLAEAMLIDSVAGELGVRAPVALRVNPDVDARTHAHTTTGKKGNKFGIDLDVAIRSFEAAAAMPHLDVCGVHAHIGSPVMQLEPFEQAMARIVELIGLLRTRGIGITRLDFGGGLGIAYRDETPAPPSEYAERLIPLIRQSGCRLLLEPGRYISGNSGILCTRVLYRKETDTKTFVIVNGAMTDLIRPALYDSFHRIHPVVDRSADTETVDVVGPVCESGDFLAKNRELPRVDAGDYLAVFSAGAYGFAMSSNYNARPRAAEVLVSVDRAHVVRARETYDDLIRGESIPDFLA, from the coding sequence ATGGGGCAGACGAACGACGTTTTCACGTATCGGGACGGGAAGCTCTTCTGCGAAGATGTCTCCGTCGAGGACCTCTGCGCGCAGCACGGGACGCCGCTCTACATCTACAGCCACGCGGCGTTCGTGTCGCGCTTCCGCGACTTTCAGAAGGCGTTCGCGGGCATCGACCCGCTGATCTGCTTCGCGATGAAGAGCAACGGGAACCTGGCGGTTCTGCGCGCCCTGGCGCGTGAAGGCGCTGGAGCCGATATCGTCTCCGGCGGCGAGCTCTTCCGCGCGCTGAGAGCCGGGATCGACGCGAGCAAGATCGTCTACGCGGGTCCCGGCAAGTCGTGTGATGAGGTCCGCGCCGCGCTGACGGCAGGCGTCTACATGCTCAACGTCGAATCGCTGGCGGAGGCGATGCTCATCGACTCCGTCGCTGGCGAGCTCGGTGTGCGGGCTCCCGTCGCCCTGCGCGTCAATCCCGACGTGGACGCTCGCACCCACGCGCACACGACGACCGGCAAGAAGGGCAACAAGTTCGGCATCGATCTCGACGTCGCGATCAGGAGCTTCGAGGCAGCCGCCGCGATGCCGCATCTCGACGTCTGCGGCGTTCACGCGCACATCGGTTCCCCGGTGATGCAGTTGGAGCCCTTCGAACAGGCGATGGCGCGCATCGTGGAGCTGATCGGGCTCCTGCGCACTCGCGGCATCGGCATCACGCGGCTCGACTTCGGCGGCGGGCTGGGCATCGCGTACCGCGACGAGACGCCCGCGCCCCCGTCCGAGTACGCCGAGCGGCTCATCCCCTTGATCCGCCAGAGCGGCTGCCGGCTCTTACTGGAACCGGGTCGTTACATCAGCGGGAACTCGGGCATCCTCTGTACGCGGGTCCTCTACCGAAAGGAGACGGACACCAAGACGTTCGTCATCGTCAATGGCGCGATGACGGACCTGATACGCCCGGCGCTCTACGACAGCTTCCACCGGATTCATCCGGTTGTGGACCGTTCGGCAGACACGGAGACGGTCGATGTCGTGGGGCCCGTCTGCGAGTCGGGCGACTTCCTCGCCAAGAACCGGGAGCTCCCACGCGTCGACGCGGGCGACTACCTGGCGGTCTTCAGCGCGGGGGCGTACGGCTTCGCGATGTCGTCCAACTACAACGCGCGTCCACGCGCCGCCGAGGTGCTGGTCAGCGTCGATCGAGCCCATGTCGTCCGAGCGCGCGAGACGTACGACGACCTGATCCGAGGCGAAAGCATCCCCGACTTCTTGGCTTAA
- a CDS encoding fibronectin/fibrinogen-binding protein: MAIDGFTLYCMLPEMDAALRGRAVRDVVQHTRTEVVLRFRSREGEPEAALLLSAHAVHARAHLVTRFPKQRESERPHFASVLVKHLMRARLTGVGQAGLDRILTFRFELDSQVPGAEPERRDLVVEMMGKHSNIILTNPETGRVIEPLTHVDERVNRYREVLPGVAYVPPPPSRRSDPFGETPEGLAERIDPRETPVSRQIVRAYDGFGSATAAHVCETARDETDAAELWHAFRTTVVRIRSHDVEPCVIWEERNREPTAYSLFLPNAADTRHERTDSVSRAVGRAYVGIERQDQLAGLRHTIAQALDRRERSLARKIADLTVELSAAEKASEYRVYGDLLLASLDRIEPRAETASVPNYFEPDAPIVQIPLESDKNAAENAQAYFRRYQKAKRGAAIIRQHVFDTEQELEWVEEKRVALESADSLEAATELHAQLIELGWVADPDRSRRREKRKADTPYRLVTTANGWQILIGRNDRENEWLVTRAARKDDIWLHAKQIPGSHVIVRNPERKTQIPMPVLLEAAGLAAYFSKGRTSNRVPVDYTFAKYVVRPKGTAAGFVTYTHEKTLYVEPAATDRRFAD; the protein is encoded by the coding sequence ATGGCGATCGACGGCTTCACCCTCTACTGCATGTTACCCGAAATGGACGCGGCTCTGCGCGGGAGGGCTGTCCGCGACGTCGTCCAGCACACTCGGACCGAGGTCGTTCTACGCTTCCGGTCGCGCGAGGGCGAGCCCGAAGCCGCGCTCCTGTTGTCGGCGCACGCCGTCCACGCACGCGCGCATCTGGTCACCCGATTCCCCAAGCAGCGCGAGTCGGAGCGTCCACATTTCGCCTCGGTTCTCGTCAAGCATCTGATGCGCGCTCGACTCACGGGCGTGGGACAAGCGGGACTCGACCGCATCCTGACCTTCCGATTCGAGCTCGACTCCCAGGTTCCCGGAGCTGAACCCGAACGGCGCGATCTGGTCGTCGAGATGATGGGCAAGCACAGCAACATCATCCTGACGAACCCCGAAACCGGACGCGTCATCGAGCCGCTGACGCATGTGGACGAGCGCGTCAATCGCTACCGCGAGGTGCTCCCCGGCGTCGCCTACGTCCCGCCGCCGCCCAGCCGCCGCAGCGACCCGTTCGGGGAGACGCCGGAAGGGCTCGCCGAGAGGATCGACCCGCGCGAGACACCCGTTTCGCGTCAGATCGTCCGCGCGTACGACGGCTTCGGTTCCGCCACTGCGGCGCACGTGTGCGAGACGGCGCGCGACGAGACGGACGCTGCCGAGCTCTGGCACGCGTTCCGAACGACCGTCGTTCGCATCCGTTCCCACGATGTCGAACCGTGTGTCATCTGGGAGGAGAGGAACCGGGAACCGACGGCATACTCCTTGTTTCTCCCCAACGCCGCCGACACTCGCCATGAGCGGACGGATTCGGTCAGCCGCGCGGTGGGGCGAGCCTACGTAGGCATCGAACGACAAGACCAACTCGCGGGGTTGCGTCACACGATCGCCCAAGCCCTGGATCGGCGCGAACGATCGCTAGCGAGGAAGATCGCCGACCTGACCGTCGAGCTCTCAGCCGCCGAGAAGGCGAGCGAGTACCGCGTCTACGGCGATCTGCTTCTCGCGTCGCTCGACCGAATCGAACCTCGCGCCGAGACCGCGTCCGTCCCCAACTACTTCGAGCCCGACGCGCCCATCGTCCAGATTCCGCTGGAATCCGACAAGAACGCCGCCGAGAACGCACAGGCATACTTCCGCCGATACCAGAAGGCGAAGCGCGGGGCAGCGATCATCCGTCAGCACGTCTTCGACACCGAGCAAGAGCTGGAATGGGTCGAGGAGAAGCGCGTCGCCCTGGAGTCGGCTGACTCGCTGGAGGCGGCTACGGAACTCCACGCGCAGCTCATCGAGCTAGGCTGGGTCGCCGATCCGGATCGATCCCGGCGGCGCGAGAAGCGCAAGGCGGACACGCCGTACCGCCTCGTTACGACCGCCAACGGGTGGCAGATACTCATCGGGCGCAACGACCGTGAGAACGAGTGGCTCGTCACGCGGGCTGCCCGCAAGGACGACATCTGGCTCCACGCCAAGCAGATACCGGGCTCCCATGTCATTGTGCGGAACCCGGAGCGCAAGACGCAGATTCCGATGCCGGTTCTACTCGAAGCGGCTGGGCTCGCCGCATATTTCAGCAAGGGGCGCACGTCGAACCGTGTTCCCGTGGATTACACCTTCGCGAAGTACGTCGTCCGGCCCAAGGGTACGGCGGCTGGCTTCGTCACCTACACGCACGAGAAGACGCTCTACGTCGAACCTGCGGCGACCGATCGGCGGTTCGCCGACTGA
- a CDS encoding diaminopimelate epimerase has product MKLSGAGNDFVIIDNRQGTVQADARFVERVCARRLSVGADGLLLVENPSDPAQADFRMRYFNADGGEAETCGNGARCISRFAHVNGIAGENMRFETLAGVYESEIRGERVRVQMSDPKDMRLDFPLALRGGEFKVSFANTGVPHVVFFCESVDDVDVVGLGRQTRYHADFAPAGTNANFVTVTGRNSMRIRTYERGVEDETLACGTGSIAAAILGGARGVVQSPVTLRTQGGFDLTVSFELVGESAQSIHLEGDARIVYVGELRQDAWDY; this is encoded by the coding sequence ATGAAGCTCTCGGGCGCGGGCAACGACTTCGTCATCATCGACAACCGCCAAGGTACCGTCCAGGCGGATGCGCGGTTCGTCGAGCGCGTGTGCGCGCGGCGTCTGTCGGTCGGCGCGGACGGTCTGCTGCTGGTTGAGAACCCGTCGGACCCGGCGCAGGCGGACTTTCGGATGCGCTACTTCAACGCCGACGGCGGCGAAGCCGAGACGTGCGGCAACGGCGCGCGGTGCATCTCGCGGTTCGCCCACGTCAACGGCATCGCGGGCGAGAACATGCGGTTCGAGACGCTCGCGGGCGTCTACGAGTCCGAGATACGAGGCGAGCGTGTCCGCGTCCAGATGAGCGATCCGAAGGACATGCGACTCGATTTCCCGCTGGCTCTGCGAGGAGGCGAGTTCAAGGTTTCGTTTGCGAACACGGGTGTTCCGCACGTCGTGTTCTTCTGCGAGAGCGTGGACGATGTAGACGTCGTCGGGTTGGGTCGGCAGACGCGCTACCACGCCGATTTCGCGCCCGCCGGGACGAACGCGAACTTCGTCACCGTCACGGGACGGAACTCGATGCGCATCCGCACCTACGAGCGCGGGGTCGAAGACGAGACGCTGGCGTGCGGAACCGGCTCCATCGCGGCGGCGATTCTCGGCGGAGCGCGGGGAGTCGTACAGTCGCCCGTGACGCTTCGGACGCAGGGCGGCTTCGATTTGACCGTCAGCTTCGAGCTCGTCGGCGAGTCCGCGCAGTCGATCCATCTCGAAGGCGACGCTCGGATCGTCTACGTCGGCGAGCTACGGCAGGACGCTTGGGACTACTAG